GCGCAAGCTTGCGGATCTGTTCGTTGAAGGCGGTCGAGCGCTCGGAGAGGTTGCGCACCTCGTCGGCGACCACCGCGAAGCCGCGGCCGGCCTCACCGGCGCGCGCGGCCTCGATGGCGGCGTTGAGCGCCAGCAGGTTGGTCTGGTCTGCGATCGACTTCACGTCCTCGAGCAGGGCGAAGATGCCGTCGAGGTGGCCGGCCATCTCGTCGATATGGGTGACGGTGGCGCCGCTCTGGCCGCTGACCTGTTCCAGCGCCTCCACCAGCTGCTCCATGCGCTGGCTGGCGTGCTGGGCGAAGCGGGCGACATCGGCACCGCTGTCCTGGTCACCGGTGCGGTCGAGGATGCGCGCCATCGCCTGCGCCTGCTGCCGCGACTTGCGGTTCATCGCGTCGAAGCTGCTGCCCAGCCCGCTGACGGCCTGGCGGATGAGGTCGCGTGCGCGCTCCACTTCCACCCGCGAGCCTTCGATCTCGGCGCCGACGAACTGGCGCAGCTCGCTCAGCAGCTGCTCCTGCTCCTGCAGCACGCGCGCATGCTCCGGCGGTCGCCGGGTTTCGCGCATCACCAGCCAGAAACCGAAGCCAAGCCAGCTGGCGGTCACGGTCAACAGGATCGCCCAGCGCACCGCGCCCGGCCATTCCAGCGCGAACGCAAGTGGCATCAGCAGGGTGAGGAACAGCGGTGCGGCGAGGCGGATCAGCAGACGTGCGTACATGGGGCGCTCTCAGACGGGCTCTACGGACCCGGTATCGGCCCCCGTCGACCGGGCTTTAGCGTTTGCCCCCGTTGCCGCGGCATCGCGTGCGCTGGTTGCGGCATTTGCGACGCAGGCCGCAGTTCACCCACATCTGGAAACGGGCCGCGTCGGCAGCCCGCTTCATGCAGAGTCGTGCCCGCCTGCGTGAGAGGCGGGCACGCCAGTGTGGGCGCTTACCAGTGCAGCTGGACGCGCGCCTCGAGGATCGACGGATCGTCGTTGAACACCAGGCCGCTGGCGGCATCGCTGGCACGGCTGGTGACGTTGACGTAGTTGAGCATCAGCTTGGCGTTCTGGCGCCAGTACCAGTTCACGCCCGCCGTCCAGGCCTCCATGCGACCGCCGCGCACGGCGCCGTCGTCGAGGTCCAGATAGTCGTAGCGCAGGCCGAACTGCCACAGGCCGGGATTCTCGACGCGGGTGCGGGGCAGGCCGCCGCTGTAGTTCCAGCCACTGCCGCCCGGCGTCCACAGGGCGCTGACATAGCCGCCCTCGGTGTCATAGCCGCTGTTGCCGATGCGGTCGGCGCTCGACAGGAAATACTCGCCCTGCAGCTTCACCGGCCCATCGATCCACATCGCCTCCAGGCCGGTGGTGGACAGGCGGTCGACATCGACCAGGCTTCCGCTGTCGACGATGCGTACCGCCGCCATGTCGGCGTTGGGGCGCGCGCGCAGGCGCAGGGCATCGCTGTCGGTATCGCGGTCGACGTGGCTCAGGCCGAGGTGCAGGACGCGGCCGTCATCACGCACCGGGGCCCACCAGCCACGCGCGCCGTAACCGGCACCGCCGGCGTCGTCGTCGAGGTTGCGGCCGAACCAGCCGACCGTGGCGCCGTGGGCACCGGCGTCGTAGCTCCACGAGGCACCCAGCCGGCGGCCGGTGGCGAACGTGCCCGTCGCGGCCGCCTTGGCGATGAAGTCGTTGTGGCGCGACGACGACAGTTCCTCGAGGCTGTTCGGCTGCTTGGCCTGGCCGAGCAGCAGGGTCTGCTTCGGCGAACCGTCGCCACCGAACGCCCAGGTCACGTTGTTGTCGAGGAAGTTGTCGCCCTCGATGTCGTAGCCGAGCACCCAGCCGAATCCACCCGGGCCCTTGCCCTTGAGCGCGAGTTCGAAGCGGCGGATGCCGGTGGCGCGGTCGCGACCGTCGTCGCGGCCATCCAGGTCGCGCAGGTCGTTGTCGAACCAGTAGCCGTCGACCTGGAACATGCCTTCGAAGGCGACTTCGGAACCGGCGACCGTACCGAGGGGAATTTCAGCGTGCGCGGGCATCCAGCAGGCCGCGCCCAGGGCGATCGGCAACAACAGGCGTTTCATGGGTGGGGTCATCCAACACGGGGCCCACCAGTTTACCGTCGCCGGCGTAGACGGCAGGGAACGGCGTGTTCCGTTGCGCCGGCTTGCCCCGGCGCAGGCGCGCCACAAGAAGCGCACGCGTACGCAGGTGACGGGCCGGTCCTACGGCAGCAGCCTTCCCAGCGATTCCAGCATCCGCCCGCGCGAGAACAGCAGGTCCCACTGGCTGCCGCCCACCTGCCGCCACAGCACCGCCGAGCGCACCGCGGCCAGGAGCAGCGCGCGGATCTCCGCGACGACGCCCGCCTGCCCGAGGTAATGCGGCGAACCCTGCACCATCACCCGTGGCCGCAGATGGCTGATGGTGTCGGCGTACAGGGTGCCGAGTGCGTTGAGCACGTCCGGATGGGTGCCGCCATGGGCCTCGGCCTGCGGGGCGAGCCTGCGCAGACCGCTGCCGACGGCCTCCTGCACCGCCGGCTCCGAGGAGAAGCGGCGCTCCAGGCGCATCACCGCCAGCGCCAGCTTGGGCACGGCGTCGTCGTGGGCCTGGCGGGTCAGGTAGTCGCGCAGCAGGCGCAGGCCGGGATGCAACGGCGGCACGCCGCCATAGACGTCCGACACCGACTCGGCATCGATGCGGAACACGCTGTCGATCACCGCGCTGGCGGCGTCGCTGCGCGACTGGCCGGTCTCGGCGGTGGTCCGGACCTGCTGCAAGGCCTGCGCGAGCGCCGCAAGGGCCAGCACGCGATCGTCGAAGGAATCAGTCATCGCGCAAGTTTAACCGCTGCCCCGTGGTCCCCGCGGTCCTGTGCAGCGGTCACCGGCGCGTCGGTGGCGGCGATCACCCCGCCGCCAAGGCACTCGTCGCCGTCGTAGAGCACCAGCGACTGTCCCGGGGTCACGGCCCGCTGCGGGCGGTCGAAACGCACTTCGAGGGTTCCGTCGTCGCGCACTGCGACATCGCAGGCTTCCGGCGGCTGGCGGTAGCGCGTCTGCGCCAGCGCGCGGAACCGCGCCTGTGGCGGGCGGCCGGCGATCCAGTGCATGTCCTCGGTCCAGGTGAGGTCCGACATCAGCCAGCGGCTGTCGCGGTCCTGGTCCACCACCAGCACGTTGTCCCCGACGCGCTTGTCGACGACGTACCACGGCGCGGCGGCAAAGCCGCGCACGCCACCCAGCTGCAGGCCCTCGCGCTGGCCGAGGGTGAAATAGAACACGCCGGGATGGGTGCCAAGCACGCGCCCGTCCGGGGTCCGGATCTCGCCCTCGCGGGCGGGCAGGTAGCGGCCGAGGAAGCTGCGGAAATCGCGCTCGCCGATGAAGCAGATCCCGGTGGAATCCTTCTTCGCGGCGGTCGGCAGGCCTGCGGCGGCGGCCAGTTCGCGCACGCGGTGCTTGGGCAGTTCGCCGAGCGGAAACAGCGTCGCGGCGAGCTGTTTCTGGCCGAGCTGGTGCAGGAAGTAGCTCTGGTCCTTGCCGGCGTCGTGCGCGCGCAGCAACCGCCAGCGCCCGCCGGCGTGATCCACGCGCGCGTAGTGGCCGGTGGCGATGCGTTCGGCGCCCAGCGCATGGGCGGCGTCGAGGAAATGCCGGAACTTGATCTCGCGGTTGCACAACACGTCCGGATTGGGCGTGCGGCCGGCGGCGTACTCGGCCAGGAAGTGCTCGAACACGCCCTGCCAGTACTGGCCGGAGAAATCACGGAAGTGGATCGGGATGCCGAGCCGCCCGCAGACCGCGACCGCATCGCGCCGGTCGTCCTCGGCGCGGCAGTCGCCGCTGCCGTCGTCGGCCCAGTTCTGCATGAACAGTCCGGCGATCGATTCGCCCGGGTCCTGCAGCGCACGGTCACGCAACAGCAGTGCCGCCACCGACGAATCGACGCCGCCGGACATGCCGACGATGATGCGCGGCGCGCTCACGGCAGGCAGGTGACGAGGTCGAGCGGATAGCGCCGGCCGGCGAGGAAATCCTCGACCGTGCGCGCCACCAGCGGGCTGCGGTGGCGGGCTTGCGCCTGCCGCAGTTGCGCAGGGGTCAGCCACAGCGCGCGTTCGATGCCGCGGTCCAGCGGCCGCGCCGGGTCGTGCGAGACCGGCACCGCCGCAAAGGCAAAGCGCAGGAAGGGCTGGCCGTCTTCGGCCGTCCACTGGTACACGCCGACCAGGTGGGTGAGGCGCACCGTCCAGCCGGTTTCTTCCAGGGTCTCGCGCACGGCGCCATCGGCCAACGACTCGCCCGGGTCGAGGTGCCCGGCCGGCTGGTTGATCACCAGCGCGCCGGCGGCGGTCTCCTCCACGCACAGCAGGCGCCCGTCGTCGACCACCAGGGTGGCCACCGTCACCGCGGGCTGTCCGCTGAGGTCGCGACGTGCGCTCACAGCGCGTCCAGTTCGCCGCTGAAGACGATCTCGCGGTCGTCGGCGGTTTCCGCGGCGATCGACAGCGCCAGTTCGAGCAGCGGGGCGTCGAGCGGTTCCGGCAGCTTGATAACGTAATACAGCACGTCGCCGGCAAGCTCCCAGGCACCGAGCTTGCGCGTCTGGCTGTCGCGCAGCAGGGCGTTGGCGGTACCGGCATCGAGGGCTTCCTCGAGCTGCGCGGCCGGCGAGAACACCTCGCGGATGCGCCTGCCCGCGATCTCCTCGGTGCGGCCGGACACGAACACCATCTGCGTGCGCGACTCCTGCGCCCACGAGAAGACCACGCGGTAGTCGCCGTCACCGTCGACCTCGTACCCGATGCCGGCCTCGGCAAGCAGCGCCGGCACCGCGTCGCCAGGCGCCGGCGGTTCGGGCGGCGCCGGAGGCGGCGGCAGCAGCAGGGCGGTCAACAGCAGGGCGAGGGACATGGGTGGGAATCCGGAATGGCGCGTTCCAGCAACGCGCACACGCATTCTCGCCCCGGGCCCCGGCGACGTCCACGGACGTCGCGGTGCGGAACGTATAATTCCGCCATGCCCCGCAATCCCGAACACGAGCACGATCACGGCGTTGCCGTCGAAACCGGCCGCCCCGAACTCGCCCGGCCGCCGATGTACGCGGTGCTGCTGCTCAATGACGACTACACGCCGATGGATTTCGTCATCGATGTGCTGGTGCGGTTCTTCTCGATGAACCTCGAGAAGGCGACCCAGGTGATGCTGCATGTCCATACACGCGGTCGTGGCGTGTGTGGGGTCTACAGTCGTGAGGTGGCCGAATCCAAGGTGGCGCAGGTGAACGAATACGCGCGCCTGAACCAGCATCCCTTGCTCTGCACCATGGAGAAGGCCTAAAAGCAGGCAGGACCGGCGGGCATGGAAAACCGGCGGGCAGGCCCCACCTAGGCCATAGACTTTCCGGAGGCATCCGCCCCATGTTCAGCAAGGATCTCGAGTACTCCATCGGCCAGTGCTACAAGCGGGCCCGCGAAGCCCGCGACGAGTACATGACGGTCGAACACCTGCTGCTGGCACTCCTCGACAACCCGTCGGCGGAAGCCGTGCTCAAGGCCACCAGCGTGGATTTCCAGCGCCTGCGCGGTGACCTCGAGCAGGCCATTGCGACCAGCGTCTCCAAGCTCGACGAAGGCGACGGCCGCGACACCCAGCCGACGCTGGGCTTCCAGCGCGTGCTCCAGCGCGCCGTCTACCACGTGCAGTCCTCGGGCAAGAAGGAGGTCACCGGCGCCAACGTGCTGGTGGCGATCTTCGGCGAGAAGGACTCGCACGCCGTCTATTACCTGAACCAGCAGGACGTCACCCGCCTCGACGTCGTCAACTACCTGTCGCACGGCATTGCCAAGGCCAGCGACGGCGAATCCGCGCCGGGTGGCGAGGACGGCGAGGGCACGGTGGGCGAGGGTGGCGATGGCAAGGCCGACGCGCTGGCCGAGTACGCCACCGACCTCAACGCCGCCGCCCGCGAGGGCCGCATCGATCCGCTGGTGGGACGTGCCGACGAGATCGAGCGCACGATCCAGGTGCTGTGCCGGCGGCGCAAGAACAACCCGCTGTACGTCGGCGAGGCCGGCGTCGGCAAGACCGCGATCGCCGAGGGCCTGGCCAAGCGTATCGTCGATGGCGAAGTGCCCGAGGTGCTGGCGCACGCCACCATCTATTCGCTCGACCTCGGCGCGCTGGTCGCCGGCACCAAGTACCGCGGCGATTTCGAGAAGCGCCTGAAGGCCGTGCTTGCCGCGATCCAGAAACATCCGGGCGCGGTGCTCTTCATCGACGAGATCCACACCATCATCGGTGCTGGTTCGGCGTCGGGCGGGACCATGGATGCGTCGAACCTCCTCAAGCCCGCGCTGGCCAAGGGCGAGCTGCGCTGCATCGGCTCCACGACCTTCCAGGAATACCGCGGCATCTTCGAGAAGGACCGCGCCCTCGCACGCCGCTTCCAGAAGATCGACATCGTGGAGCCGACCACCGGCGAGGCGATCGACATCCTGCGCGGGCTCAAGGCCCGCTACGAGTCGCACCACGACGTCACCTATGCCGACGATGCGCTGCGCGCCGCGGTCGAGCTGTCGGTCAAGCACATCGCCGACCGCCTGCTGCCGGACAAGGCCATCGACGTCATCGACGAGGCGGGCGCCCGCCAGCGCCTGCTGCCCGAAAGCGTGCGCAAGGCGCTGATCGACGTCGAAGAGGTGGAGACGATCGTCGCGCGGATGGCACGGATCCCGGCCAAGCAGGTGAGCGCCTCGGACAAGGACGTGCTGCAGCACCTCGAGCGCAACCTGAAGATGGTGATCTTCGGCCAGGACCCGGCGATCGAAACGCTGGCCTCGGCGATCAAGCTGGCGCGCTCCGGCCTGGCCAATCCGGACAAGCCGATCGGCAACTTCCTGTTCGCGGGCCCAACCGGCGTCGGCAAGACCGAGGTCACCCGCCAGCTCGCCCATCAGCTGGGCATTGAACTGGTGCGCTTCGACATGTCGGAGTACATGGAGCCGCATTCGGTCAGCCGCCTGATCGGCGCGCCCCCGGGCTACGTGGGCTTCGACCAGGGCGGGCTGCTGACCGAGAAGATCGTCAAGACGCCGCACTGCGTGCTGCTGCTCGACGAGGTGGAAAAGGCCCATCCGGACATCTTCAACATCCTGCTGCAGGTGATGGACCGCGGCACGCTGACCGATACCAACGGCCGCGAAGCGAACTTCCGCAACGTGATCGTGGTGATGACGACCAACGCGGGGGCCCAGCAGGCCTCGCGGCGTTCGATCGGCTTTACCCGCCAGGACCACAGCACCGACGCGATGGAAGTGATCCGCCGCAGCTTCAGCCCGGAATTCCGCAACCGCCTCGATGCGATCGTGCAGTTCCAGCCGCTGGGCTTCGACCACATCCTGCGCGTGGTGGACAAGTTCGTCATCGAGCTGGAAGCGCAGCTGCACGAGAAGAACGTGTCGATCAACGCCACCCCGGAGGCACGCGACTGGCTGGCCCAGCACGGCTTCGACCCGCAGATGGGCGCACGCCCGATGGCGCGGGTGATCCAGGACAAGGTCAAGCGTCCGCTGGCCGACGAGCTGCTGTTCGGCACGCTGGTCGACGGCGGCAGGGTCAGCATCGATGTGCGCGACGGCGAACTGGTCGTCGAGGCGTCGCCGGAGCCGGAGAAACTGCTGCCGGCAACGGTGGACTGAGCCCGCAGGGCGCGACAATGAAAAAGGCGGCCGATTGGCCGCCTTTCTTCTGCGCCGGTGGAACCTACTTCATGCGGTAGGTGATCCGGCCCTTGGTGAGGTCGTAGGGAGTCATCTCCACCTTGACCCGGTCACCGGTCAGGATGCGGATGTAGTTCTTGCGCATCCGCCCCGAGATGTGGGCGATGATCTCATGTCCATTTTCGAGCTTTACCCGGAACATCGTGTTCGGCAGGGTCTCGGAAATGGTGCCTTCAAATTCAATGACGTCGTCTTTCGCCATGCGTCCTGTCTGCGTTGGTCGCGGGCGCGGAATCGCAGACCCGGAAAACGCGCCATTCTGCCACGGATGGCGTCGCGGCGCAAAAATAGCGAGGCGCACTCACCCTGCGAGGTCGCGCGCGGCCTGCTCGCCGAAGCGCTCGCGCCAGGTACCAGGCGGCTCGCATGCCTCCACCAGCGGCGCGATCGTGTCGAGGAAACGCGCCCGCCGCCACGATTGCGCCCCCAGTCGCTCCAGGTGGGCGGTGGGCATCTGCGCGTCGATCAGCGGCCACCCGCGTCCCGCCAGGTGCCGTGCCAGCGCGGCGAGCGCGACCTTGGAGCCGCCGGACTCGGCACTGAACATGCTCTCGCCATAGAACATCCGCCCCACCGCAACGCCGTAGATGCCGCCAACCAGGCGCTCGCCGTCCAGCACCTCGACACTGTGGGCATGCCCGAGCGCATGCAGGCGCAGGTAGGCCGCCTGCATGGCGTCGGTGATCCAGGTGCCGTCCTGCCCGGGGCGCGGTGCACCGGCGCAGGCGGCCACGACGGCACCGAAGCGGGTGTCGGCCCGCACCGTCCAGCGCGAACGCCGCAGGCTGCGGCGAAAGCGCGTGGAGAGGTGAAGGTCGCCGGTGACGAACACGCCGCGGGGGTCCGGTGACCACCACAGGATCGGCTGGCCGTCCGAATACCAGGGAAAGATGCCGCCGCGGTAGGCCGCCAGCAGCCGTTGCGGGCTCAGGTCGCCGCCAATGGCCAGCAGTCCGTCCGGCTCGCACAACGCCTGCGTCGCCGGCGGAAACGGTGCGTCCGGATCGGCACCGAGGATGGCCGGGCGTGCGTCCACCGCCATCAGGTCGCGGCATCCGGCTTGAACGGCGAATGCGCGGCTAGTGTCGCCGCGTAGGCGCGCACGCTGGCGGCTTCCTGCGTGCACCAGTCGCGCAGGGCGTCGGCGAATGCCGGGTCGGCGATCCAGTGCCTGCTGCGCACGAAGTGCGGCAGGAAGCCGCGGGCGATCTTGTGCTCGCCCTGTGCGCCTGGTTCGAAACGGGCGATCCCTTCGCGCAGGCAGTAGTCGATGCCCTGGTAGTAGCAGGTCTCGAAATGCAGGCCCGGCAGGCTGCGGGTGGCGCCCCAGTAACGTCCGTACAGCGTGTCGCGGCCACGCAGGCACAGCGC
This portion of the Luteimonas yindakuii genome encodes:
- the clpS gene encoding ATP-dependent Clp protease adapter ClpS, which codes for MPRNPEHEHDHGVAVETGRPELARPPMYAVLLLNDDYTPMDFVIDVLVRFFSMNLEKATQVMLHVHTRGRGVCGVYSREVAESKVAQVNEYARLNQHPLLCTMEKA
- a CDS encoding methyl-accepting chemotaxis protein — protein: MYARLLIRLAAPLFLTLLMPLAFALEWPGAVRWAILLTVTASWLGFGFWLVMRETRRPPEHARVLQEQEQLLSELRQFVGAEIEGSRVEVERARDLIRQAVSGLGSSFDAMNRKSRQQAQAMARILDRTGDQDSGADVARFAQHASQRMEQLVEALEQVSGQSGATVTHIDEMAGHLDGIFALLEDVKSIADQTNLLALNAAIEAARAGEAGRGFAVVADEVRNLSERSTAFNEQIRKLAHSSKESIAKVRDTVSGMASRDLDRSREARVEAAGMLDQVAAINRSLGDGMREISDCGRAIDGSVADAVRALQFEDIATQALGGVHAHLERLNAINREAIDLQDLLRRNGGVFDDELIRALQRIGQRLRELRGTWEKPPHKPVTQESMGAGTVELF
- a CDS encoding OprO/OprP family phosphate-selective porin, with protein sequence MKRLLLPIALGAACWMPAHAEIPLGTVAGSEVAFEGMFQVDGYWFDNDLRDLDGRDDGRDRATGIRRFELALKGKGPGGFGWVLGYDIEGDNFLDNNVTWAFGGDGSPKQTLLLGQAKQPNSLEELSSSRHNDFIAKAAATGTFATGRRLGASWSYDAGAHGATVGWFGRNLDDDAGGAGYGARGWWAPVRDDGRVLHLGLSHVDRDTDSDALRLRARPNADMAAVRIVDSGSLVDVDRLSTTGLEAMWIDGPVKLQGEYFLSSADRIGNSGYDTEGGYVSALWTPGGSGWNYSGGLPRTRVENPGLWQFGLRYDYLDLDDGAVRGGRMEAWTAGVNWYWRQNAKLMLNYVNVTSRASDAASGLVFNDDPSILEARVQLHW
- a CDS encoding NUDIX hydrolase; this translates as MSARRDLSGQPAVTVATLVVDDGRLLCVEETAAGALVINQPAGHLDPGESLADGAVRETLEETGWTVRLTHLVGVYQWTAEDGQPFLRFAFAAVPVSHDPARPLDRGIERALWLTPAQLRQAQARHRSPLVARTVEDFLAGRRYPLDLVTCLP
- the aat gene encoding leucyl/phenylalanyl-tRNA--protein transferase; this translates as MAVDARPAILGADPDAPFPPATQALCEPDGLLAIGGDLSPQRLLAAYRGGIFPWYSDGQPILWWSPDPRGVFVTGDLHLSTRFRRSLRRSRWTVRADTRFGAVVAACAGAPRPGQDGTWITDAMQAAYLRLHALGHAHSVEVLDGERLVGGIYGVAVGRMFYGESMFSAESGGSKVALAALARHLAGRGWPLIDAQMPTAHLERLGAQSWRRARFLDTIAPLVEACEPPGTWRERFGEQAARDLAG
- the clpA gene encoding ATP-dependent Clp protease ATP-binding subunit ClpA, whose protein sequence is MFSKDLEYSIGQCYKRAREARDEYMTVEHLLLALLDNPSAEAVLKATSVDFQRLRGDLEQAIATSVSKLDEGDGRDTQPTLGFQRVLQRAVYHVQSSGKKEVTGANVLVAIFGEKDSHAVYYLNQQDVTRLDVVNYLSHGIAKASDGESAPGGEDGEGTVGEGGDGKADALAEYATDLNAAAREGRIDPLVGRADEIERTIQVLCRRRKNNPLYVGEAGVGKTAIAEGLAKRIVDGEVPEVLAHATIYSLDLGALVAGTKYRGDFEKRLKAVLAAIQKHPGAVLFIDEIHTIIGAGSASGGTMDASNLLKPALAKGELRCIGSTTFQEYRGIFEKDRALARRFQKIDIVEPTTGEAIDILRGLKARYESHHDVTYADDALRAAVELSVKHIADRLLPDKAIDVIDEAGARQRLLPESVRKALIDVEEVETIVARMARIPAKQVSASDKDVLQHLERNLKMVIFGQDPAIETLASAIKLARSGLANPDKPIGNFLFAGPTGVGKTEVTRQLAHQLGIELVRFDMSEYMEPHSVSRLIGAPPGYVGFDQGGLLTEKIVKTPHCVLLLDEVEKAHPDIFNILLQVMDRGTLTDTNGREANFRNVIVVMTTNAGAQQASRRSIGFTRQDHSTDAMEVIRRSFSPEFRNRLDAIVQFQPLGFDHILRVVDKFVIELEAQLHEKNVSINATPEARDWLAQHGFDPQMGARPMARVIQDKVKRPLADELLFGTLVDGGRVSIDVRDGELVVEASPEPEKLLPATVD
- the infA gene encoding translation initiation factor IF-1; this translates as MAKDDVIEFEGTISETLPNTMFRVKLENGHEIIAHISGRMRKNYIRILTGDRVKVEMTPYDLTKGRITYRMK
- the mnmA gene encoding tRNA 2-thiouridine(34) synthase MnmA, with amino-acid sequence MSAPRIIVGMSGGVDSSVAALLLRDRALQDPGESIAGLFMQNWADDGSGDCRAEDDRRDAVAVCGRLGIPIHFRDFSGQYWQGVFEHFLAEYAAGRTPNPDVLCNREIKFRHFLDAAHALGAERIATGHYARVDHAGGRWRLLRAHDAGKDQSYFLHQLGQKQLAATLFPLGELPKHRVRELAAAAGLPTAAKKDSTGICFIGERDFRSFLGRYLPAREGEIRTPDGRVLGTHPGVFYFTLGQREGLQLGGVRGFAAAPWYVVDKRVGDNVLVVDQDRDSRWLMSDLTWTEDMHWIAGRPPQARFRALAQTRYRQPPEACDVAVRDDGTLEVRFDRPQRAVTPGQSLVLYDGDECLGGGVIAATDAPVTAAQDRGDHGAAVKLAR
- the hflD gene encoding high frequency lysogenization protein HflD, with amino-acid sequence MTDSFDDRVLALAALAQALQQVRTTAETGQSRSDAASAVIDSVFRIDAESVSDVYGGVPPLHPGLRLLRDYLTRQAHDDAVPKLALAVMRLERRFSSEPAVQEAVGSGLRRLAPQAEAHGGTHPDVLNALGTLYADTISHLRPRVMVQGSPHYLGQAGVVAEIRALLLAAVRSAVLWRQVGGSQWDLLFSRGRMLESLGRLLP